Part of the Imperialibacter roseus genome, ACCATTCTTGATCTTGTACATGAACCCGGCCAATAGCCCTACCAGCACCACCACGATGCCTAGCAAAGACCAAAGAGCTATTTTTAAAAACTTTTTCATGGGAAAGAAATCAGGGTTTTTCTTTTATTTTTTGATAAACTCAATGGAGGCCAGACCGGCAAATATCTTTGTGGCATCAGCGCATTTGAAGGTGAAAACGAGCGTGTGTGGGCCGTCAACCGGGTCAATATCTACAACCATTTCCTTGAAGCCAAGATCAGTCAGGCCTGTTTCAAACGTTCCTGCTCCTATCTTTTGGCCATCAACGCCATCAATCATCACGTTCATTGAGCCGCCGGAGAAATAGGTGGGGGCAACCACCAGGTTCAGCTTCAGCTTACCCACTCCGGTCAGGTCGATGTTGTTGTATTGGAGCACACCATCGTCGCTGGGTAAAGTCATGGTCATGTCGTTTTCAATCCCGGGCATCATGCCTGCCGTTACATTGAACGTCATCACATTCTTTTTGCTGCTGAACTTGTCACCATTTATGATCGGGTAGGAGAGCGAAAGCACTTTGGTAGCAGTTAGCGGCTTCATGCCATTGGCGCCCCTGTCGGTATAGGAGGCAGTGAAAATATAAGTGCCTTCCTTTTCCGCCGGCTTATGCTTATTGAGGGCATAGGAGCCTTTGTAAGGGAGGCCTCCTTTCGCAGGTTTTCCGCTCAGCGACAGGATGTAGGCAATCATTTTCTCAGTGTCGGCGGTGCTTAGTTGTGGGTGAGGCGACATCATCAGGTCACCCCATACGCCGGCGCCACCTTTGATGACTTTTTCGGCCAGGGCTTTCACCGCACCTTCGTTGCCTGCGTACTTGTCTGCAATGGCTGTGAAGGTAGGGCCCACTGATTTTTCGGTAAGAGAATGGCATGCCTTGCAGTCGGAAGTTTCCATGAGCGCTTTACCTACGAGGAATGCCGATGCTTCCATATTGGCCTGATGCCCTTGCATAATTTCGGTTACATCGTAGCCCCTGGCCAGGTAATCGGCGGTGAAAGTAACAGCCGAGGGGTTGATGCCCTGGTTGATGGAGCCGTCTTCGGAATCCTGCACGGTCACTTCATAGTCAAAGGTTGAATTGCTCCAGTAAAATGACTGATTTCCTTTAAAGACAAGGTTTACTTCCGGCAGGTCGTTGCCAGCCAAAACGGTAGCTTCAGCGGTAGATACTTCGCCAGAGGGATCCGTTACCGTCAAGCTTACATTGTATTCACCGGGCGTTTTATACTCGTACACAGGGTTTTTCTCTGTTGATGAACCACCATCACCAAAGACCCAGGCGTAGGAAAGTGCGTCTCCATCGAAATCTTTGGAGGCCTCTCCACTGAATTGGACGGCAAAAGGTGTTTTCCCTATCATTTTATTCGCTTCAATGACCGCAAGTGGCACCCTGTTGCCTGATGAGTAAGTGATGTGGATCAACCTGGCATCCATATTTTGCGTGAACCAGTTGGTGCCGTATTCAAGGGCATAGAAATCACCCGTGGGACTAATCACCAGGTCGACCATGTTGTTGAACAACATATTGGGCAGAAAACGCTCCATTCTCACAAAGTCTCCATTGTCATCCAGCGTTACCGCCATTACCCAGCCACGCATCCAGTCGTAGGTGAAAAGCTTTTTGTCGTAGTACTCAGGGAGCCGCTGGTCTGATTCGGGGTAGCGGTCTTTGTAAAAGACGGGGCCTGCCATGGCATTTCTGCCGCCTTCACCCACCAAAGGGTACTCGGTGGATTCAGCATAGGGATAGTAGTATAATGGAGGATTAGCAGGCGGTAAATCCTTCGCTCCGGTATTGTTGGGAGAGGTATTGACGGGCTTTTTTGGGTCAAACAGCGGGCCGGTCTTGTTGTTGGTGTAGTCGTAGTGATTATAGGGGAAGTTGTTGCCTATAAAATAAGGCCACCCAAAATTACCTGCCTTTTTGGCCTGATTGAGTTCGTCATAACCCCGGGAGCCAAATCCAGCGCTGTCTTTAGCGGCATCGGGCCCCACGTCACCCCAGTAGAGGTAGCCATTTTTAGGGTCAATTGATATTCTGAATGGGTTTCGCAGTCCCATTACATAAATTTCAGGCCTGCCCTTTGTTGGATCGGTGAAAAGATTGCCTTCGGGAATTGAGTAAGTTCCATCATCTTCAGGCTTGATGCGTAGTATTTTTCCACGCAGATCGTTGGTGTTGGCCGACGACTTCTGTGCGTCCCATGGTGACCGGCCTTCGCCTTCGTCAATTGGGCCATAGCCGGTGGCACGAGGGCTGGTGTTGTCTCCAAGCGACACATAAAGCAACCTGTCAGGGCCAAATTCTACAGAGCCGGCCGAGTGGCAACATTCCTGCCGCTGCGTGGGCACGGTCAGTAGCACCTTTTCGGACGCATAGAGCAAAGAGTCACCTTCAAAAGTGAAGCGGGAAAGGTGCTGCTTCGGTTCGTCACCCACCGGAGAGTAGAACAGGTAGATCCAGTGGTTGCTGGCGTAGTCAGGATCAATGGCAAATCCCAGTAGGCCGTCTTCCAGCTCACTGTGTACCGGAAAAGTGGTGACAAGCTTCACACTGTCCGCCCCTTTCTTGAAGAGCTTAATCGCACCTTTCCTTTCTATAAATAGGATGTCTTCATTAGGGAAAATATCGAGTTCCATTGGCTCATTCAGATTGAAAGCAAGTACATTTTTCTGGAACCGGTTCTCTTCCGGAGCCACCCTCGAATTGTTATAGTCAACGGGTGTTCCGGGCCCCGCAGCATATTGGATGCCGCCCCACAGCATTGTCAGGAAGTCCTGATCTTTCCATGCTTCATTCGTGTGTCCCAGGCCTGTGTACCACGACCTGCCTCCGTCAAAATCACGGTACCAGGTAATGGGGTGGTTTTCTCCGTTGGTGCCGCCTTCATAAGACAGCTCATCGAGATTGAGCAATACGTTGATGTCAGCTTTGATCTCTTTATAGTTGTACCACTCGTCGGTGCGAGGCCAGCTTTCGGGCAGGTGTTGTGTAGAAAAGTGGGTTTTGTCCACCACCCGCACCGTGGCATCTCTTACATTCGGATCGGAGGGGTGGCCGTTGAAATAAGCACCCACCAGTTCGCCGTACCAGGGCCAGTCATATTCTGTGTCGGCGGCAGCATGGACGCCTACAAACCCGCCACCTGCCTGAATCCAGCGGTTCATTTCCAGCTGCTGGGCGTCGTTGAGCACATCGCCAGTGGTGTGCAGAAACACGATTACGTTGTAATTCTGAAGGTTGGCTTCGTTGAAGTCATCACTGTTCTCTGTAGTGTCAACGGAAAAGCCATGCTGTTTTGCCAGCTCAAGTATGGCTGTTTTTCCCGCAGGTATGGATTCGTGGCGAAACTCCGCCGTCTTAGAGAAAACCAGCACCTTGATATCACGTGTGTCCCGGGTAAAGTAAAAGTAAGCGGCAGTGACAAGCACTGCCAATGTCAGCAGGATGATGTAGCGTTTTTTCATAATGAAAACTAAATAATTTAAACCAACAGGAGTGAAGGACCGGTTGGCTTTTTTGTTACATTTGTTAAAATCTAATAAATAAAGGTAACTGCTTTATTATTAACATTTATTAAATTTTAATAAATAAATTTTGCTCTGTTAGAAACTATGAACGGCTTGCAGGAAATAAGGCATTTTTTGGAGAAGGGGTATCGGGAATACCGGGCTAACGTCTCGGTGGATTGCACAATTTTTGGTTACCACGAAGGCAAGCTCCAGGTGCTGCTGCTTAAAAACAAGCTGTTGTCACAATGGAGTCTGCCCGGCGGCTATGTGAAGCATACGGAAAACCTGGATGAAGCGGCTGCAAGGGTAACAGCAGAAAGAACAGGCATCGAAAACCTTTTTCTGAAGCAGTTCAAGGTGTTCGGAGACCCTGATAGAAATAGGATGGACGGTTTCGACCCTGAGATGCTTTATGAAATGACGGGCGTCAGGGTAACTGAAGACAGCTGGCTGGCAGGGCAGGCTGTCACTATTGGATTTTATGCCATTACCGACATCGTGCATGCCCAGCCCAAAGCAGATATATTTTCAAGTGAAAGCCAGTGGTTTTCTATCGACGAGTTGCCCCGCATGGCTTTCGACCACAATGAGATTGTGCGGGAGGCGCTCTTCAACATGCGGATCCATCTGTATCATTTCCCTATTGGAAAAAACCTTTTGCCTCAGAAATTCACCCTGAAAGAGATCAGGCTTTTTTATGAGGTGATGTCTGGCAAAACCCTCAATGCGTCCAACTTCCCTAACAAACTTATTTCTATAGGCCTGATCAAAAAGACCGATGAGAAGCTAAAGATCGGCGCCCACCGCTCACCCACGTTTTACACTTTCAACGACGAGGTGTACGAAAAGGCACTGGAGGAAGGTGTGGTGTTGGTTTAGGTAGCAGAATAGTATTTTTCTCGCTTTCGTACGTGGAGAGGCGGAACACGCAATGATCAACGATTACTCACAGCGCTCTTCATTACCGGAGGAGGGAATTATTTACCATCAGCCTTTATTTTTTACAATCCTATCCAATAAGATGGAAGTAAACTGATATTGGCATAGCGGCAAAGATCACCGAAACAATAACAGAAAATGTAAAACCGCTTAAGTGGATCAATTTATTGTATTTGATATGATTGATTCCCAGCGACTGGAAGGCGCTATTAAAGCCGTGCAATAAATGCCAAAACAGTGAAATGCAACCGAAGAGATAGATAAGTACTTCCCACGGGTTCTGGAATGTGTCCATTATCATTTGATAAAGGTTTAATTCTTCTCCAAACCGAAATTGATTTGTTCTGTTTGGTATCCAAAAGTTGGAAGTGTGAATGACGAGAAACAGGAGAATTAATGTGCCAAACAAGGTCATGCTTCGACTGTACCATTTACTTCCTTTTTCTGGGCTTGAGTAGCCATACCGGACTGGTCTTGAGTTACGATTCTGCTTCCATAATAGGAGGCCCTGAAGTATGTGTATGAGAAAACCGGCTACCAACACTATTTCAATCGTCCGGATAACGGGGTTGGTGCCCATAAAGTGAGCCCAGTGAGAAAAGACAACTCCGCCATCGTCGACAAAAATCAAAGCATTGATGGCGCAGTGAACGACCAAAAAGCTAATCAGAAATAGTCCGGTAAGGGCCATGACTACCTTTTTGCCGACTGAGCTGGTCAAAAGTAAGGTGATCCATTTCATGGGAAAAAGCCTTTAAAGTGTTGATAGTGAGCAAATTTAAATGCCAAATCTCAATAGTCAATGAAATAAAAATTATATCAAAAACTATGTCCAGATCTCGTTTTTGGATTGTTATAGGTAGCGATTTTAAGCGCTTATCGAGATGATAAACGATCAGTTACTACGATTTATGGCGAGTTTCGGCCGCATTCTTCCTAGTAAAAAAACGAGTAGCCAGAGGTTGATGACGGTAGCATGCCAATCCGGATGGTTTATTCCAAAATTCGCTGTAATTTCATTACGTCAGGAAGCTCGCTGATCCCAAGTTGTCATAAAATGGAACCATCGAAAACATTGAAAGGCCAAAAAATTACGAAACTGTCTCCAGCGGATCAGCCTGGCAATGAGAAAGTGCCCGGCACACAGGGAGCCTCTTTTGAAAGAGAAAGAAAAATCCTGCTCGATATCGGCAACGATCTTACCAAAGTTCGGGAGAAGAATGATTTAATTACTTTGTTTTCCTCCGGGATAAAGGGGCTTTTCCATTTTACCCACACGATTGTCACACTGGTTGAGCCTGAGCGTGGAACCTACACGCCCTTTCTTCTTAATAGTGAAGTCTCTCCCATCAGAGACCATCCAACCTATCCGTCTTTAATAGTTGACCATTTCCCACTTGACGAGCCATTCATAAAGGCTGTCATGGCATCTGAGGGACCTATTTCCTTTTTAATGGAAGATATTATGGATGTTCCGGGGAGTCCTGTTTTTTTGAAGATCAACTATGAAAGAGGCATTCGGGAAATTTTAATGACCCCGCTTAGAAGCAAAGGCCAGGTTATTGGCTTTCTTCATTTATACTCTGACGACACAGTTAGTTTCACCGGGGAGTTCAAAAGAATAATAGAGGGAGTAGCACCGCAGATTTCAGCAGCTGTTTCTAATATCATCAAAAACGAGGAAATCAAACGCAGCGACCTTGTCAATCAGGTGCTTCTCACATTAAGTAACGATATCGTTTCGGTGAGGAACAGAAAGGATTTGTTGCAAGTGATCAATGTAGGTCTTAAGCAACTTATCGACTTTAGCCACAGCATGATGACGGTTTTGGACAAGTCGGGGGAGACCTATATGGCTTTCTTAACAGACCCTGAATCGAAACCAAAAGCATTTGCTAAATACATTGAGGCGATTTCTAAACCTTATCCGGTGGAGGATGGTATCTATGATGAAGCGATGCGTGCAGGAAAACCAGTGGTGCTGAGTCTGAAGCAAATTGACATGGACTCCGCACCATTGTGGCTTAAGTTAAACTACACAGCCGGAGCCAGGGAAATGTTGATTAAGGCCCTTCCCGGCGAAGATGCACAACGCCACAGCTTGATCTTATTTTCAGACAAGTTGAACGGTTTCGACGATACGTCAGTCAGCATCGTCGAGCGTGTCTCAAGCCAGTTATCAACAGCGGCATCCAACATCCTTGCCAACGAGGAAATAATCAATAAGGAAAGCGAGAAGTCGTTCTTGCTGGATTTTAGTCATGCAATAGCGGCTGTTAGGAGCAAAGACGACCTTGTAGTGGCGGTGCGTCAGGCGCTCAGCAAGGTGAGCGCAATTAAGGGATACGCTGTAAGGGCTATTAATAATGATATGAGTACCACGAGTACGTATATCCATGATGGGGGCTCAGCTTTGGAAAATGACCCAGATTTGATAGCCATAAAAGCATCGAAATTTCCAATTGAAGACGGCATGCAGAACAGAGTACTTGATAGCCCCATCCCACTTTTTTTTAATGTAAATTCGGAAATAGCCAAAGGAAGGAAAATCAAATACCTCGACTTCTGGAAAAAAATGGGCTTTCAGCAAATGGTGGGAATCACCTTGCAAACGGGCTCGAAAAAGATTGGGATTTTTTGGCTTGCCATAGAAGATATCAACATTGCCCTGCTGCAGGGCATTGCTGCTCAGATTTCTATCGCCATGGCTAACATATTTGCCAACGACGAGATTCTCCTCAAAAGTACGGAGCAATCATTTCTGCTTGGCTTTAGTAGCGACATTGCAAGTGTCAGAACCAAGTCGGAACTCGAGGTAGCCATTCACAGTGTACTTAAAAACATGTTGAACACCAGATTGGCCATGATTAGGCTGATCGATGAGGATGGCATTCACCTTTCACCCTTCATGTATGATAAAAGTATTTTCGCCAACGTAATAAAGGAGTTTGAGGAGCTGGCTGACAACAGAATAACACTCGAAGAGGAGTTTACCGCCAGAGTGCTTTCAAGCCAGGATCCTGTAGTGTTCAATGTTGAAAAGGAGTTGGCTGAAAGGCCCGATCAGCCATATGTTTTGCATTGGAAAAAGGTTGGTTACAAAAACACCTATGGCGCTCCCCTAAGAGTCGGCAACAAGGATTTGGGCACACTATGGTTGTTGGGAGATGATATAAGCCAACGCCTGCTCAAGGGTATTTGCGCTCAGGTATCCATTGCCATCGACAATATTCTATCCCACAAAGAATTGCTGGGGTATAAGCAAATGCTTGAGGTCGAAAATGATCAGCTGAAAGAACAGATAAAGACCATTTATAATTTTTCTGAAATCATTGGTCAGGGAGAAGCGATGCAAAAGGTTTATCACCTGATGTCTCTGGTCGCAGAGTCTAACTCAACAGTATTGTTGCTGGGTGAAACGGGCACGGGGAAGGAGCTAATTGCCAGGGCCATCCACAATGCCTCACCTAGAAAGGATAAATTGATGATTAAAATCAATTGTGCCGCCTTACCCGCCAATTTGATAGAAAGTGAGCTTTTTGGGCATGAAAAGGGGGCGTTTACTGGTGCCACTGAACGGAGGGCTGGAAAATTTGAACTCGCCCACAACAGTACTCTGTTCCTGGATGAGATTGGAGAGATGCCGCTGGAGCTTCAGGTGAAGTTGCTGCGGGCCATACAGGAGCGTGAAATAGAAATAGTGGGTGGCGCAACAACAATCAAAGTAGATGTTCGGATTATTGCCGCCACTAACCGTGACCTGGCCGAGGAGGTGAAGGCAGGCAACTTTAGGTCGGACCTTTACTACCGATTGAATGTGTTTCCAATCAGCCTCCCTCCATTGAGAGATCGTTTGGATGACATCGAACCCCTAACAAATTACTTTGTGGCTCGATTTAGTAAAAACACGGGCAAGAAAATCAGATCGGTAGCCCCCAGGGTGATGCAGGCGCTAAGAAGCTATTCCTGGCCTGGCAATGTTAGAGAGCTTGAACACTTGATAGAACGCAGCATCCTCCTGGCCAGCGAAGAGGTGTTGAAAGAAGTCCATATTCCCCAAACTTCGCCCGATGCCAAAATTGAATTAGGCGCCTACTCTGACAAGACTCTGGAAGAAGTAGAACGGGATTACATTATTGGAGTTATGAAACGCTGCAGCGGAAAAATATCAGGGAGTGGGGGAGCTGCGGAAATCTTAGCCATGCCTGCCACCACATTGCATTCTAAGTTTAAAAAACTGGGAATCAACAAGCGAGATTATTTATAAGCCAGGCATGCCAGAACAGGATGACCTCATTATGCCTCACTTCGTTCCGTTCTCTTCTCCTTTTATCTAATACCTCATCCGCTCTTCTGATTTAGAAGAAACTTGCTCCATCATTTGGTGACAACCAAACTGACGATATATCGCCAGTAGTTCCGTCAATTGACGAAATAGAGTGAGTTTTCATTTACTTTCTTGTTCGTAATTATAAGATAATCAGATAATTACGTCATTGGCATGCCCCTTGTCAACTGGACTGGTACGTTACCAAGTTTCAAAACAAAAATTAAATGAATATGAAAGATCTAGCTACCTCCAGCAATTATGAACTGAACTCGGCCGATAGGACTGGTCAAGACCAGGTACCTACTGTTATTACCTCTGTGTACCAAGACGAGACTTATGAAGGGAGTGAATTTATTGATGATTCGATAAGGATGTCAGACCATCTCTCAGTTTGGAATTGAGGACAGTGCTAAAGCGTGACATAGATCAGATATAAAAAGATGAAAGAGTTTGTACTAATATTTCGATTGGACTGTAAGGCAATTGAAAAGCATACCGCACCTGACGAAATACAGTCTCACCTCAACCACTGGCAGGACTGGTTTCGAAGCCTCGCTGCCGACGATAGACTGGCCAGACCTGTGCAGCATTGGGAGCCAAAAGGCAAGGTGGTACAAGCGGGAAACCATGTTGTTACCGGGCCATATTCAGCAGCAAATGAACCGATTGTCGGCCTGATAATTATCAAGGC contains:
- a CDS encoding ThuA domain-containing protein — encoded protein: MKKRYIILLTLAVLVTAAYFYFTRDTRDIKVLVFSKTAEFRHESIPAGKTAILELAKQHGFSVDTTENSDDFNEANLQNYNVIVFLHTTGDVLNDAQQLEMNRWIQAGGGFVGVHAAADTEYDWPWYGELVGAYFNGHPSDPNVRDATVRVVDKTHFSTQHLPESWPRTDEWYNYKEIKADINVLLNLDELSYEGGTNGENHPITWYRDFDGGRSWYTGLGHTNEAWKDQDFLTMLWGGIQYAAGPGTPVDYNNSRVAPEENRFQKNVLAFNLNEPMELDIFPNEDILFIERKGAIKLFKKGADSVKLVTTFPVHSELEDGLLGFAIDPDYASNHWIYLFYSPVGDEPKQHLSRFTFEGDSLLYASEKVLLTVPTQRQECCHSAGSVEFGPDRLLYVSLGDNTSPRATGYGPIDEGEGRSPWDAQKSSANTNDLRGKILRIKPEDDGTYSIPEGNLFTDPTKGRPEIYVMGLRNPFRISIDPKNGYLYWGDVGPDAAKDSAGFGSRGYDELNQAKKAGNFGWPYFIGNNFPYNHYDYTNNKTGPLFDPKKPVNTSPNNTGAKDLPPANPPLYYYPYAESTEYPLVGEGGRNAMAGPVFYKDRYPESDQRLPEYYDKKLFTYDWMRGWVMAVTLDDNGDFVRMERFLPNMLFNNMVDLVISPTGDFYALEYGTNWFTQNMDARLIHITYSSGNRVPLAVIEANKMIGKTPFAVQFSGEASKDFDGDALSYAWVFGDGGSSTEKNPVYEYKTPGEYNVSLTVTDPSGEVSTAEATVLAGNDLPEVNLVFKGNQSFYWSNSTFDYEVTVQDSEDGSINQGINPSAVTFTADYLARGYDVTEIMQGHQANMEASAFLVGKALMETSDCKACHSLTEKSVGPTFTAIADKYAGNEGAVKALAEKVIKGGAGVWGDLMMSPHPQLSTADTEKMIAYILSLSGKPAKGGLPYKGSYALNKHKPAEKEGTYIFTASYTDRGANGMKPLTATKVLSLSYPIINGDKFSSKKNVMTFNVTAGMMPGIENDMTMTLPSDDGVLQYNNIDLTGVGKLKLNLVVAPTYFSGGSMNVMIDGVDGQKIGAGTFETGLTDLGFKEMVVDIDPVDGPHTLVFTFKCADATKIFAGLASIEFIKK
- a CDS encoding NUDIX hydrolase — encoded protein: MNGLQEIRHFLEKGYREYRANVSVDCTIFGYHEGKLQVLLLKNKLLSQWSLPGGYVKHTENLDEAAARVTAERTGIENLFLKQFKVFGDPDRNRMDGFDPEMLYEMTGVRVTEDSWLAGQAVTIGFYAITDIVHAQPKADIFSSESQWFSIDELPRMAFDHNEIVREALFNMRIHLYHFPIGKNLLPQKFTLKEIRLFYEVMSGKTLNASNFPNKLISIGLIKKTDEKLKIGAHRSPTFYTFNDEVYEKALEEGVVLV
- a CDS encoding succinate dehydrogenase cytochrome b subunit, coding for MKWITLLLTSSVGKKVVMALTGLFLISFLVVHCAINALIFVDDGGVVFSHWAHFMGTNPVIRTIEIVLVAGFLIHILQGLLLWKQNRNSRPVRYGYSSPEKGSKWYSRSMTLFGTLILLFLVIHTSNFWIPNRTNQFRFGEELNLYQMIMDTFQNPWEVLIYLFGCISLFWHLLHGFNSAFQSLGINHIKYNKLIHLSGFTFSVIVSVIFAAMPISVYFHLIG
- a CDS encoding sigma 54-interacting transcriptional regulator — encoded protein: MEPSKTLKGQKITKLSPADQPGNEKVPGTQGASFERERKILLDIGNDLTKVREKNDLITLFSSGIKGLFHFTHTIVTLVEPERGTYTPFLLNSEVSPIRDHPTYPSLIVDHFPLDEPFIKAVMASEGPISFLMEDIMDVPGSPVFLKINYERGIREILMTPLRSKGQVIGFLHLYSDDTVSFTGEFKRIIEGVAPQISAAVSNIIKNEEIKRSDLVNQVLLTLSNDIVSVRNRKDLLQVINVGLKQLIDFSHSMMTVLDKSGETYMAFLTDPESKPKAFAKYIEAISKPYPVEDGIYDEAMRAGKPVVLSLKQIDMDSAPLWLKLNYTAGAREMLIKALPGEDAQRHSLILFSDKLNGFDDTSVSIVERVSSQLSTAASNILANEEIINKESEKSFLLDFSHAIAAVRSKDDLVVAVRQALSKVSAIKGYAVRAINNDMSTTSTYIHDGGSALENDPDLIAIKASKFPIEDGMQNRVLDSPIPLFFNVNSEIAKGRKIKYLDFWKKMGFQQMVGITLQTGSKKIGIFWLAIEDINIALLQGIAAQISIAMANIFANDEILLKSTEQSFLLGFSSDIASVRTKSELEVAIHSVLKNMLNTRLAMIRLIDEDGIHLSPFMYDKSIFANVIKEFEELADNRITLEEEFTARVLSSQDPVVFNVEKELAERPDQPYVLHWKKVGYKNTYGAPLRVGNKDLGTLWLLGDDISQRLLKGICAQVSIAIDNILSHKELLGYKQMLEVENDQLKEQIKTIYNFSEIIGQGEAMQKVYHLMSLVAESNSTVLLLGETGTGKELIARAIHNASPRKDKLMIKINCAALPANLIESELFGHEKGAFTGATERRAGKFELAHNSTLFLDEIGEMPLELQVKLLRAIQEREIEIVGGATTIKVDVRIIAATNRDLAEEVKAGNFRSDLYYRLNVFPISLPPLRDRLDDIEPLTNYFVARFSKNTGKKIRSVAPRVMQALRSYSWPGNVRELEHLIERSILLASEEVLKEVHIPQTSPDAKIELGAYSDKTLEEVERDYIIGVMKRCSGKISGSGGAAEILAMPATTLHSKFKKLGINKRDYL
- a CDS encoding YciI family protein, which codes for MKEFVLIFRLDCKAIEKHTAPDEIQSHLNHWQDWFRSLAADDRLARPVQHWEPKGKVVQAGNHVVTGPYSAANEPIVGLIIIKASDYQEALCVASTCPVLEFGGSIEIRMAT